In Hamadaea flava, a genomic segment contains:
- a CDS encoding phosphatase PAP2 family protein: MNYSLFSLINGWAGRSDGLDDVMEFLATALIYVVFAVAAGLVVHALFRRRLRALALIGASLVLAFAAATMVSHLSGQVRPFQTHRVHQLIAHTAGVSLPSDHATAAFTIAAGIGVFLHRGWALALGVCALAIGFARVWVGVHYPGDILAGFVIAVAAVVVVAVADRFLRRRQAHAQAL, encoded by the coding sequence ATGAACTACAGCCTGTTTTCGCTGATCAACGGATGGGCCGGTCGCAGCGACGGTCTCGACGACGTGATGGAGTTCCTCGCCACCGCGTTGATCTATGTCGTGTTCGCGGTCGCCGCAGGGCTCGTAGTCCATGCCCTGTTTCGGCGTCGGCTGCGAGCGCTGGCGCTGATCGGGGCGAGCCTGGTGCTGGCGTTCGCGGCCGCCACGATGGTTTCGCACTTGAGTGGTCAGGTGCGGCCATTTCAGACGCATCGTGTGCATCAGCTGATCGCCCATACGGCGGGGGTGTCGCTGCCCAGCGATCATGCGACGGCCGCTTTCACGATCGCTGCCGGAATCGGGGTGTTCCTGCATCGTGGTTGGGCGCTTGCGCTGGGTGTGTGCGCGTTGGCCATTGGCTTCGCCCGGGTGTGGGTGGGTGTGCACTATCCGGGCGACATTCTGGCTGGGTTCGTGATTGCTGTCGCCGCGGTGGTGGTCGTCGCGGTTGCCGACCGATTTCTACGACGGCGGCAAGCGCACGCGCAAGCCCTGTGA
- a CDS encoding alpha/beta hydrolase, with amino-acid sequence MAVQRRRFSRPLRWSVGILAGIVLVAAGAAVIAQVARQRPRTLPTPTGSYPVGRSTRQWTDPGRLDPLAPQPGQHRVLSVWLWYPAGPVSGPTAAYAPGAWSNLQQQGFLGGPLDAISTSEYDDPPAADGRFPLVVLEPGLGLSAPQFTTVAQDLASHGFVVAGVTPTFSANVTVLDGRVVGRTAKGNPDSESADVLGPLVQIWAADARFAAARVAALPGDDRLAGHVDTSRVAYIGHSLGGASSLQACHDDPDCAGAVDLDGTPYGPVGSAGLDKPFLLLSSQDGCVAGTCAAGTGTDHEPIESAARSLLAASSGPNWRYALAGAQHFNFTDYSVYFFLPPLQHLLGQLGTINGRRALEITDAVVLAFLDHVVRSGPAPDTLEARYSELRSFP; translated from the coding sequence ATGGCTGTCCAACGTCGGCGCTTCAGCAGACCCTTGCGATGGTCGGTGGGAATCCTTGCTGGGATCGTCCTCGTGGCCGCCGGTGCGGCGGTAATCGCGCAGGTCGCCCGGCAACGCCCACGGACCCTGCCCACACCCACGGGTTCGTATCCGGTGGGCCGGTCGACGCGGCAGTGGACCGACCCAGGCCGACTCGACCCACTTGCCCCGCAGCCGGGCCAGCATCGTGTTCTGTCGGTGTGGCTGTGGTATCCGGCCGGGCCGGTGTCCGGGCCGACCGCCGCGTACGCGCCCGGGGCGTGGAGCAACCTGCAACAGCAGGGGTTTCTCGGTGGGCCGCTGGATGCCATCAGCACCAGCGAGTACGACGATCCGCCCGCTGCCGATGGCCGGTTTCCGCTGGTGGTCCTGGAACCCGGTTTAGGCCTGTCGGCCCCGCAGTTCACCACCGTCGCGCAGGATCTGGCCAGCCATGGTTTCGTGGTGGCCGGGGTGACGCCGACCTTCAGCGCTAACGTCACCGTGCTGGACGGGCGAGTGGTCGGCCGCACGGCGAAAGGCAACCCTGACAGCGAGTCGGCCGACGTCCTCGGCCCGCTGGTGCAGATCTGGGCAGCCGATGCCCGTTTCGCCGCTGCACGGGTGGCCGCCCTGCCCGGCGATGATCGGCTCGCCGGGCATGTCGACACCAGCCGTGTCGCCTACATCGGGCACTCGCTGGGCGGCGCGTCGTCGCTGCAAGCATGCCACGACGATCCGGACTGTGCCGGCGCCGTCGATCTGGACGGCACTCCCTATGGCCCTGTCGGCTCCGCCGGCCTGGACAAACCGTTCCTGCTGCTCAGCTCGCAGGATGGGTGCGTAGCCGGGACGTGTGCGGCGGGAACGGGCACCGACCATGAACCGATCGAGTCAGCCGCCCGTTCGCTGCTGGCCGCCTCGAGCGGGCCGAACTGGCGCTACGCCCTCGCAGGAGCCCAGCATTTCAACTTCACCGACTACAGCGTGTACTTCTTCCTACCCCCGCTGCAGCATCTGCTCGGCCAACTCGGCACGATCAACGGCCGGCGAGCGTTGGAGATCACCGATGCGGTCGTCTTGGCTTTCCTCGACCACGTGGTACGTTCCGGGCCGGCTCCGGACACACTCGAGGCCCGCTACAGCGAGCTGAGGTCCTTCCCCTAG
- a CDS encoding PadR family transcriptional regulator, producing the protein MQDVVLALLAKEPSHGYELRARLLDALGPLGDALNAGQIYVTLGRLEKAGLVAWERAEGLPDRPDRKVYALTAAGQQRVSEWLTVVDWPGLVPTEFQLKLVAAAAARLADPIALIDAQRRELLRRLRDAQGAALKEDDDSPAALLLEGLVLRLQADVRWLEACERYWTTRRAGR; encoded by the coding sequence GTGCAGGACGTGGTGCTAGCGCTGCTGGCGAAGGAACCTTCGCATGGGTATGAGCTGAGGGCGCGGCTGTTGGATGCGCTTGGCCCGCTGGGCGATGCGCTGAACGCTGGGCAGATCTACGTGACGCTCGGACGGCTGGAAAAGGCAGGCCTGGTCGCCTGGGAGCGCGCCGAAGGGCTGCCAGACCGACCCGATCGCAAGGTGTACGCGCTGACGGCGGCCGGGCAGCAGCGTGTGTCCGAGTGGCTCACGGTTGTCGACTGGCCTGGTCTGGTGCCCACCGAGTTCCAGCTCAAGCTCGTGGCGGCGGCTGCGGCCCGGCTCGCCGACCCGATCGCGCTCATCGACGCCCAGCGCAGGGAATTGCTGCGGCGCCTGCGTGATGCACAAGGTGCCGCGCTGAAGGAAGACGACGATTCACCGGCGGCCCTGCTGCTGGAAGGCCTGGTACTGCGGCTGCAGGCGGATGTGCGCTGGCTCGAGGCATGTGAACGGTATTGGACGACACGGAGGGCAGGCAGATGA
- a CDS encoding FtsX-like permease family protein: protein MRLIFRLVFRDLRRRPFDAVTVVLVIGVAVTALSVGLGLRGATENPYKQTRQAAAGPDAVISFLNVEDRDVDQATVDKLVRLPGVTGHSGPFPMVFTTMQANGRQMSVTAEGRATTATAIDQPYVTDGAWIGQGQAVIERGFAQAMGIRVGDQITLGGRAFQVAGLAVTAALPAYPSNICHIACNAPVEGPHGRGAPDVGLVWIDQPQVAALASSTNPRTYLLNLTLADPGNAEAWVESIRMDPATAGGPGLYPMAWQTIQDADNGLVQTEQVAMHVSAILLSLLAIAGMAVLAGRRMVDQTRRVGLLKAIGGTPNLVAGVLLAEHLLLALIAAALGAVIGRLLTPSIAGIGAGLVGSPGAPVLSPFNMLLPLFVAVAVTVAATALPALRAGSTSTVRALHDQPRTPRRRPLLVRFSAKLPVPLLLGLRLLARRPARGLLNTATVAITVTGIVAIFATAGVDLADGPVTRAQRLTDLTRIITVLLIIVAAVNVLFIAWATIVDARRTIALAQAFGATAGQIRAGITAAQLLPALLGTLLGVPLGLYLYRALAQQPTLTIPPAPQLAAIAAGTLLAVAVLTAVPLRIAGRGPVSVALASEHI, encoded by the coding sequence GTGCGCCTCATCTTCCGACTGGTGTTTCGTGACCTGCGCCGGCGCCCCTTCGACGCAGTCACCGTGGTACTGGTCATCGGCGTCGCGGTCACCGCCCTGTCGGTCGGCCTGGGTCTGCGCGGTGCGACCGAAAACCCGTACAAGCAGACGCGGCAGGCGGCCGCCGGCCCGGACGCGGTCATCAGCTTCCTCAACGTCGAGGATCGCGACGTCGACCAGGCCACGGTGGACAAGCTTGTCCGGTTGCCGGGCGTGACTGGGCACAGCGGCCCGTTTCCGATGGTGTTCACCACCATGCAGGCCAACGGACGTCAGATGAGCGTGACCGCGGAAGGCCGTGCCACCACGGCGACCGCGATCGACCAGCCCTACGTCACTGACGGTGCCTGGATCGGCCAAGGCCAGGCCGTCATCGAACGGGGTTTTGCACAGGCGATGGGCATTCGCGTCGGTGACCAGATCACCCTCGGTGGTCGCGCGTTCCAGGTGGCCGGTCTTGCGGTCACCGCCGCGCTGCCCGCCTACCCGTCCAACATCTGCCACATCGCGTGTAACGCGCCGGTGGAGGGCCCACACGGGCGCGGCGCACCTGACGTCGGCCTGGTCTGGATCGACCAACCGCAGGTCGCCGCGCTGGCCAGCAGCACCAATCCGCGGACGTACTTGCTGAACCTGACCTTGGCCGATCCCGGCAACGCTGAGGCGTGGGTGGAGAGCATCCGTATGGATCCGGCGACGGCGGGCGGGCCGGGACTCTACCCGATGGCGTGGCAGACCATCCAGGATGCCGACAACGGTCTCGTGCAGACCGAACAGGTCGCGATGCACGTCAGCGCGATCTTACTGTCCCTGCTGGCAATCGCTGGGATGGCGGTGCTCGCCGGGCGGCGGATGGTCGATCAGACGCGCCGGGTGGGCCTGCTCAAAGCTATCGGTGGCACGCCCAACCTCGTCGCTGGCGTGCTGCTGGCAGAACATTTGCTCCTCGCGCTGATCGCCGCCGCCCTCGGCGCCGTCATCGGCAGGCTGCTGACGCCGTCGATCGCCGGGATCGGCGCGGGTCTGGTCGGATCGCCCGGCGCGCCGGTGCTCAGCCCCTTCAACATGCTCCTGCCGTTGTTCGTCGCGGTCGCGGTGACTGTGGCGGCGACAGCGCTGCCGGCGTTGCGGGCTGGAAGCACCAGCACCGTTCGGGCCCTGCACGATCAGCCGCGCACGCCGCGCCGACGGCCGCTACTGGTCCGGTTCTCTGCGAAGCTTCCCGTACCGCTGCTGCTGGGCCTGCGCCTGCTCGCCCGCCGCCCGGCACGAGGGCTGCTCAACACGGCCACCGTCGCCATCACGGTCACTGGCATCGTGGCGATCTTCGCCACCGCCGGAGTCGACCTCGCCGACGGGCCGGTGACTCGGGCGCAACGGCTGACCGACCTGACGCGGATCATCACCGTCCTGCTCATCATCGTCGCGGCCGTCAATGTGCTGTTCATCGCATGGGCGACCATCGTCGACGCGCGCCGCACCATCGCACTAGCACAGGCATTCGGGGCGACAGCCGGTCAGATCCGCGCCGGGATCACCGCAGCACAGCTGCTGCCGGCGCTGCTGGGTACTCTGCTCGGCGTGCCGCTGGGCCTGTACCTGTACCGGGCTCTGGCCCAACAGCCGACACTGACCATCCCACCCGCGCCGCAGCTGGCGGCTATTGCCGCTGGCACGCTGCTGGCCGTTGCGGTCCTGACGGCAGTGCCTTTGCGCATCGCTGGACGCGGGCCGGTCAGTGTGGCCCTGGCAAGCGAGCACATCTGA
- a CDS encoding COG4705 family protein, with protein MTTTLTAGRTPASTRAMLNKVPEITIWFWIIKILCTTVGESFADWINMTLGVGLENTSLIFTAVLAVVVTWQCRLRRYQPLPYWLTVVVISITGTLYTDILTDDLQVPLAVSTSVCAAVLGVVFGAWYARERTLSIHSIVTRPREAFYWLAVLVTFALGTAVGDWTLELTGWGPGVSTLLPAGLIAAVVLGWRLGANPVLSFWVAYILTRPLGANLGDWLASDTADHGLGLGTAITSIVFLTAILATVIYLTVTRRDVIETRQQPQRSAVNAPRTRERIMLGYLSVVALATAVLLTWAAAQPHAAVTSEEGPGSAVADMTPQQATQHFPAADLTALREITQDSLDKLTAGDQAGATARITDLETTWDDDQPKLEPLDRKAWTFLDEQIDTVLSAMRASHKDKATEQKALTALLTSLAGA; from the coding sequence ATGACGACAACTCTGACGGCCGGTCGAACGCCTGCGTCCACGCGGGCGATGCTGAACAAGGTCCCCGAGATCACCATCTGGTTCTGGATCATCAAGATCCTGTGCACCACCGTGGGGGAGAGCTTCGCGGACTGGATCAACATGACACTCGGCGTGGGGCTGGAGAACACCTCCCTAATCTTCACCGCCGTACTCGCCGTCGTCGTGACATGGCAATGTCGGCTGCGCCGCTACCAGCCGTTGCCGTACTGGCTGACGGTCGTGGTCATCAGCATCACCGGGACCCTGTACACCGACATCCTCACCGACGACCTGCAGGTACCCCTCGCCGTCAGTACCAGCGTCTGCGCCGCGGTCCTCGGTGTCGTGTTCGGCGCCTGGTACGCCCGCGAACGCACCCTGTCGATCCACAGCATCGTCACCCGGCCTCGCGAGGCGTTCTACTGGCTGGCGGTGCTCGTCACGTTCGCACTCGGCACCGCCGTCGGCGACTGGACTCTCGAACTGACCGGCTGGGGACCAGGCGTGTCGACCCTGCTGCCGGCGGGCCTGATCGCCGCGGTCGTACTCGGCTGGCGGCTCGGGGCGAATCCGGTGCTGTCGTTCTGGGTCGCCTACATCCTCACCCGCCCGCTCGGCGCGAACCTCGGCGACTGGCTGGCGTCGGACACCGCCGACCACGGTCTCGGCCTCGGCACCGCGATCACCAGCATCGTGTTCCTCACCGCGATCCTCGCCACCGTCATCTACCTGACTGTTACCCGCCGAGACGTCATCGAGACACGGCAACAACCGCAGCGTTCGGCGGTGAACGCACCCCGTACACGAGAACGCATCATGCTGGGCTACCTCAGCGTCGTCGCGCTCGCCACAGCCGTGCTGTTGACCTGGGCCGCAGCACAGCCACACGCCGCCGTCACCAGCGAGGAAGGACCCGGCTCCGCCGTCGCCGACATGACGCCGCAGCAGGCGACCCAGCACTTCCCAGCGGCGGACCTCACAGCCCTACGCGAAATCACTCAGGACTCGCTGGACAAGCTCACAGCGGGAGACCAAGCCGGCGCCACCGCGAGGATCACCGACCTCGAAACCACCTGGGACGACGATCAACCCAAACTCGAGCCACTCGACCGCAAGGCGTGGACATTCCTCGACGAGCAGATCGACACGGTCCTCAGCGCGATGCGGGCGTCCCACAAGGACAAGGCCACAGAGCAGAAAGCGCTCACCGCCCTGCTCACCTCTCTCGCCGGCGCCTGA
- a CDS encoding Mu transposase domain-containing protein — protein MHPSVIGRRVDVTADLEQVTVTASGVPVARHDLCWAKHQTITGPGHRTAAAILRQHINAEPAEQTAVQ, from the coding sequence GTGCATCCGTCGGTGATCGGCCGCCGGGTCGACGTCACCGCCGACCTCGAGCAGGTAACCGTCACCGCGTCCGGCGTCCCGGTGGCCCGACATGATCTTTGCTGGGCCAAACACCAGACCATCACCGGCCCTGGTCATCGCACCGCCGCTGCAATCCTGCGCCAGCACATCAACGCCGAACCAGCGGAGCAGACAGCGGTGCAGTAA
- a CDS encoding response regulator transcription factor produces the protein MRVLIVEDEANLAAVVKAGLTAEGYAVDVMATGVDGLWAATEHTYDAIILDIMLPGLNGYEVCRTLRQRQIWTPIIMLTAKDGEYDLADALDLGADDYLTKPFSFVVLLARLRAVARRGHGQRPTVLAADDLVLDPAARTVTRAGDQITLTTREFALLEFLMRHKGDVMSKRAIIENVWDMSFDGDDNIVEVYIMYLRKKIDQPYGRATIETVRGAGYRIASKPD, from the coding sequence ATGCGCGTACTGATCGTCGAGGACGAAGCCAACCTCGCCGCCGTCGTCAAAGCCGGCCTGACTGCAGAAGGCTATGCGGTCGACGTCATGGCCACCGGCGTCGACGGGCTATGGGCGGCGACCGAGCACACTTATGACGCGATCATCCTGGACATCATGCTGCCCGGCCTCAACGGCTATGAAGTCTGCCGGACCCTGCGCCAGCGCCAGATCTGGACACCGATCATCATGCTCACCGCGAAAGACGGCGAATACGACCTCGCCGACGCCCTCGACCTGGGCGCCGACGACTACCTGACCAAACCGTTCTCCTTCGTCGTCCTGCTCGCCCGCCTGCGCGCGGTAGCCCGCCGCGGCCACGGCCAACGCCCGACCGTTTTGGCCGCCGATGACCTCGTCCTCGACCCGGCCGCCCGCACCGTCACCCGGGCCGGCGACCAGATCACCCTCACCACGCGCGAGTTCGCGCTGCTGGAATTCCTGATGCGCCACAAGGGCGACGTCATGTCCAAACGCGCGATCATCGAGAACGTGTGGGACATGAGCTTCGACGGCGACGACAACATCGTCGAGGTCTACATCATGTATCTGCGCAAGAAGATCGATCAACCCTACGGCCGGGCGACCATCGAGACCGTCCGCGGGGCGGGCTACCGGATCGCATCCAAGCCGGACTGA
- a CDS encoding ABC transporter ATP-binding protein translates to MSTVLRVRDLTKTFGRGEGLVRAVDGVDLEVAQGETVAVMGPSGCGKSTLLYCLGGLDRATEGEIELAGKRIDQMGERAVARLRRDAVGFVFQAFHLMDELTAVENVEVPALLAGLSSRAARKQAVGLLDRVGLGDRAGFLPSALSGGQRQRVAVARSLISKPQIVFADEPTGNLDSSSAVDVLRLFDDLHESGQTLIIVTHDARIAATADRLITMRDGAFIDQTILTGGARGNVSALAGLE, encoded by the coding sequence ATGAGCACAGTGCTGCGGGTACGCGACCTCACCAAGACGTTCGGACGAGGCGAGGGCCTGGTCCGCGCGGTCGACGGCGTCGACCTCGAGGTCGCACAGGGTGAGACCGTGGCGGTGATGGGCCCGAGTGGATGCGGCAAGTCGACGCTGCTGTACTGCCTGGGCGGCTTGGACCGGGCCACGGAGGGAGAGATCGAGCTGGCGGGCAAGCGTATCGATCAGATGGGCGAGCGCGCCGTGGCCCGGTTGCGGCGCGATGCGGTCGGGTTCGTCTTCCAAGCCTTCCATCTGATGGACGAGCTGACAGCGGTCGAGAACGTCGAGGTGCCGGCGCTGCTGGCCGGACTGTCGTCCCGGGCGGCCCGCAAGCAGGCAGTCGGACTGCTGGACCGCGTGGGTTTGGGCGACCGGGCAGGATTTCTGCCCTCGGCGCTGTCGGGGGGCCAGCGTCAACGCGTCGCGGTCGCCCGCTCGCTGATCAGCAAGCCGCAGATCGTGTTCGCAGACGAGCCGACCGGCAATCTCGACAGCTCGTCGGCTGTGGACGTGTTGCGCCTTTTCGACGACCTCCATGAGTCCGGGCAGACACTGATCATCGTCACCCATGACGCACGGATCGCCGCTACCGCGGACCGGCTCATCACCATGCGCGACGGCGCTTTCATCGACCAGACCATCCTGACCGGCGGCGCCCGTGGCAACGTCAGCGCCCTGGCCGGACTGGAGTGA